TTTGTGATGGTGTTTCTTGATGTCTGTTCTAAATCAGTTCTATAATTCTTTCATTCTACACAGAGTGAGGGATCATTTCATGACAGCAGAAGCATAGGGCAATTCATCTTACCCTGATGCAACTGAAGGATTGTTAAACAAATGAAGGCAGGTATTGATGAACCTTTCAGGCTTTTTATAGACtatcctcttaaaaaaaaaaaaaaagtagcacttAATGAAGGagtacttacattttaaaaaaatgattttttcatgACCTATAGCTGGATTCTGGCTGAGTATCTCGACAAAATATATCTTTATCTCTAGTTCCATAGCTCATTACAGATTTTAAGCTTGCTCCATTCTTACTACTCTGAAATTTGGTGATGGAAGCTGTAGTTCATAACATTTTAACAGGTGATACTTGCATCTTTCCATGCTTGTCTCCTCCCATCTTGAATGAGTTTTACAGATGCTCTGTGTATCACCAGCCTGCTGTAGTCCCATCTCTTCCAATTTTGTGTTCTGTAGTTAAAACATAAAACTGCATCATGGCAGTTAAGCATGGGATTGGAAATATTGCTAGGCATTGTCACTGAGGGAGGTGATTATGAACCTGAGTAGGTAAAGTTGCAGAGGCTGAGGTGTTTTTGAGGAAAGCAGCCAAGGATGGGTGAGACTGGTTTAAATTCAGTGAACTCTGTTTTCAAGtgacaaaaaaagtaaatgcaacTTGAAAATACAACCCGTATTATCTCCCCACTATGTTTTTAGCATTTACTGAAAGCTTATGACTAAATGCAAAATGGAGGACAAATTAGCAAGTAGAAGACTGGGAGAATACAAAAAGACAGAGCCTTGAAAATTCTGTTTACTTcggataaaagaaaaaaatactagacCTAAGAGTatgagaagatgggaaggaatgCAAGAGGAGGGAGCAGAAATGTGGAGAAATGTCAGATTCTAGATTGCCAGCAGGCAATCTTGGAGGAAGGCTATGCCTGTCTAGATACTAAGGATGACAATGTTTAGATCCGCCACCTGTGGGGAGGTATGTAGCCagtgaaagaacaaagaaaaaatgcagatttgttATTTGTAGGTAGGCAGCTGGATTTTCTATATGGAGTTCAgttcatttttctgaatttttagttCCATGTTCTTACCCTTACCACAGCTGACATGGTGAACTAAAGCTGAGAAAGAAGCTGTTTGACACACAGTGACACCTGCAGCTATGGGAGGAGGTGGCCTAGTTCTTGCCATGCAAATAACTCTTTCTTTCAATTTTGTCTTAAGTTATATTAGTAATCTAATGCTCTGTTCACAAATCTtacattaggattttttttctaatgatttaaaaggcatttgtttACCTCCATTGCATTGATGGCATCTTTGGTGCCTTTGGTTGCTTCCGCCTTAAAATACTTGGCCAATTAGAGCATGGTGCTTATTTTCTTCAGTTGGCGACTATGAAATCCTCACCTAGCATTTCTTGTGAGGTCACCCATTTCAGGAAATATGTAGCTCTCTTTTAGTGAAGGAATAACACAAAATTTGCTTTAGATGAATTTGCAGcattattgtaaatatttttttagagcATCTGTACATTTTGTCAGTGCAGTATTCATGTACTGGAGGAATATTTCTGTGCTGGAGTAAGACAGCCTCTCTATAACGTTTCTGCTCTTCAACCGATGGCTAATCTCTGTCCTGGAGAACCCCCTCTGAGAGTTGGAAGTTAGGGAAGCAAGATTATTGCTCTGACataggtttgttgttttttttaatgagtaatgACTCCTTGAAGAACTTGTAAACTTCTTCAAAACAGCTAGAACTTTTTTCCCAGTAAGCCCTTCATATATAGGTTCTCCAATCCGTTGTTGTAGAATGTGTATTAAGACCTATGGATTTGTGTTATATAGGAAGTCTTATCGTTAATACTTTAAATAGTGATGTGAAAGCCTGAGTGCTActgtcatatttttttcatttgctttgggTTATGTGTATCACTTCTAAAAGTAGTGTTTGCTTGGTGAGATTGGAGTTATTGGTCAGCACCACGTTACCAAAAAagtctgctttcttttcctgggTAAATTTGTTAAATTGGAGATGTCATCAAGTTCAAACCTCTCTAGTAATTAAATGAGAATTCTTTGTGGATTGGCTACATTTGAGCAAAAACTCCACTTTAGGAGTGCATAAAAGAATGGATGAGGCTAAAAGAAGAGGCTCGGGGAGAAACGTGGTCAATTGACCCAGAGAGCACTGGAGCGGTGAACCGATCAAAAACCAGTTTTATATGAGTGTAAAGAATGGGATGTGGAAAATGGTCCTCAAGTGATGCTAAATGGCTTTAAGGCCTTGCAtgttaaaaggggggggggggggggaatcttttcTTTGTGAATGGGTGTGGGAGGGTACTGAGATTAATGTAATGTAAGGCAAAGTTTGTATATAGTTaaaagtttataattttttttatatgatgcATTTTTTCAAGTGTATTTTGGTCTTTAATAGATGCAATTGTAAGTACTGTGTACACTATCCAGCTAATAAAAATTTATAAACCGAGAACAAGCTTTGGCTCTGTTTTTCTGACCTTCTGCTCTTTTCAGTCAAGTGGCAGCAGTGACATGGAGCGGTGAGGGCAGGCAGTGGTTTTAGCACTGCTGAGAAACACCTAGGCAGCCAGCAAGCTTTCCTGCCCTCCATGAGGGCAGCTCAGCCTCCAGCCTGGGGGACATCTGGGTGCATCTGCTGCTCTTCTGCTCTGTGGAGAAGGGCCTGGACATCTTGGTGCTCATCTtctcctccatccccatcccgCCATTTTGTGGCCTGAGGGAACTGCTTTGCCCACCCTTGGGGCCTGGCTGCTGGTGAGTGCTGGAAGCTGACTGGCTGAGGGAAGCTGGGGTGTCCCACCATGGGTTCTGATTGGATGGGTGTTGCTTTGGGTCATCTCTGATTGGCTGGTGAAGAGGGCCTCCATCTtgccctgctgctcttcctcacAGGCTGAAGTAGTGCCTCAAGATGGCGGCTGTAGGGTGGTTTGCATGCAGGAGCTGGGTTGTCTGAGAAAGGGCTGCAGGAAGGATGGAAGAAGGCCTTGCCTCTCAGCTCTGagcccagggaagctgctgtgaTGTGCTTGGAGTTGGGAAATGGCCTCACtgagctgggggaaggaaggaaggaaggcttCTTTGAGCCAGCCAGTGTTGCTTTGGTATGTCCTTTGAGTGTGAGGAAAATGTTTGCtgagtctggggtgggaggaaagaggatGCACTGCAATtattgtttgaaagaaaaaattactattctaataatgaaaaggaatatgcCCAATAGTCACACTATGTCCTATCCACAGCTAGCCAGCTCCTAGGTATCTGTCAGCATAATGCTCAGCATGCCTCAGTGATGTTTCACTTTCTGCATGCTTGCTGCAGGATTCATTGCATTGAGTAATTATCCCTGAAAGGCCATGCCTAAGAATCCAGTGATTATATAGAAGCTGCCCTGGAGCACAGGGAGTGTCCTATGGGTGCAGCGGTAGAATCTGTACAGGGTTGCATAAGTGTGAGAGATGACAATCCAACATCATGTTACCTGAATGCTCTTCCTTGTAAGACATTCATTCCTTTATATTCTTGATTACCTTCCAGGAAGGTGATTTCTTCTTGTCCCCAAATTCCCAAGTAtcatttcattatcttttttGGCCAAACGTGACTGAATGGACACCCTTagaaagttttatttcttgtgttTTGGCACAAAAGGAAGGTTTCCTCTTAAGAGGACTGGGCAGGCTTTGAAAGGTTTAAGAGATAGCTCCGTGTCTGCCTGCTAATCCCTCTCAGGCATGCTGTTTCTTCCACATGTGCTGTTCAGGATCTCTCAGCAGTATCATAACTTAAACATTCACTATGATAATCAAGGCTGAGGTCTCACACTGTTAGCCAATCTTTGTGTGGTATGAAGTAGTTGTATGTTATAGTATTGTTGACAGTTCCTGTGTATGTTTACAGTTTGCAAAGCTCTTTGGGTTAACAGCAGccataaaaaagcaaaacattatgtctgccttttttttcccctgtgttctTGGGATAGGCACGCTTTTAGAAGGGATACACTGAACTTCACAGGTATTTGTAGCTATATGCTATGTTCTTGAAAGAACAGTAGTCACTGCTGCAGTTCAGGGGGCCTGGTTTTGCCCTCACTGGTGCAAAAGCATCTCTCTGCTAGCAGAGGTTGAAAGCAGACATGAATGTCACTAGCTggcaacaaacaaaacaaaaaaggcaagttCTACCCCAAACACTTGTGTGTGTTTCTCCTGCAGTGGATGCCTTAATAGTGCTTTCCATGTGAACCAACTGTGAGTGACATCTTTACGCTAGCTGTAAAACAGCTTGGAAATACTGGATGAGTTTGTATTTAGCTACACTGAAGTGGTCTCAGAAATCCAATGGAAAATTGGTGTGTACTTCTAATGCCAGATACAATGGGGCATAACTATACTGCCTATGTTAAGTGTTGAAATTAGGAGGATGGTGTACCCATAGGTGAGATGGAAGTTCCTCTAGCAGGCAGTTCAGAGCATCCAGTTAGGTCCTGCTGTTTGGAAATATCTTCTGAAGgtgcctttttccttctgctgaatGTACAGGATCTGGCCTCCTAACTCAGACTGTTGTTAGGTGCTGCAAAGCCCCCACATGCTGGCAGTCAGTGTGGGTCCTGAAGAAAGCTGGCCTGGTTTTCTGTCACTGCATTGCTGGCAGCTTTGCAATCATGgtgaaatacagaaatgctgAAAGTGTGATTGTTGGCAAATAGAGCAGAATAAATCCTCAAGGACCTCACAGCTGAAGATTCGTGGATGCAGAAGAGCATGAAGGGCAGTGGCCCAAGGGAGTAAGCAGGCATCACAGGCTTGGAGGGAATGCCCTTAGCACATAATGGGTTATCTGATTACAAAGCCACTCAGATATTGATTTTTACAGCTTTTTGCTTTATTCTTAATTTGAAATTCTTTTCAGTTCCCTAACAAGAACAGGAGCAGACTAATTTAAAGCAATCTCTCACTTTGGAGAGAAGTTCCTCTATGTGCTAATCTTGGGCTAGTCACGGTTGCCAGGATCTTGTCTTTTATTGCTTAGTTTTCCTTTCTTGTAATTAATATTTGCGATTGCTAGGCATGGGAGGAAAGTTAGGCAGGAAGTTGAGAACAATTGAATAGGTATTCTAAAGTGAATAGAATGAATAAAATTTTGTACTACTAATGCGAAGTGAATAGGGTTGGTAAgctgggttttctgtttcttatgtTCTTCATTCAACAACACTTTGCTGATTCTTTGTACTTGGAGGAGTTAGACACAATCATTTGTTCCAAAAATGTTCTCATGTTTCAGTGAATtccagaggaagaggaaaggtaTGAATGAGTCAACTTCACTTTGTCTAGCAGGAGACTCCTTGGTCTGTAGTTTGTAGTATATCCAAAATGCAGTTTACTTTCCCATTTTGCTTTCTGTGGGTCTTTCAAGACATGGAGCAGAACTGGATGGTTTACACAGTGACTAATAAAACATTGTCCTTTTAACCTTTTGCTCAAGTCTCCCTGGCTTCTTAGGCATATGGCAAATTTTACCGAATTTGCAAAACTGCTACTAGAAGGCACTTGATGGCACAGTACTATGATGACTTCAGCAGAATCTCCACAGTATAATTTATTATATGATTGTTCCGTTCTTATAGTGCTCTTAGGGCACTTAGGGCAAGAGCTGTTTGCAGTGAACAGCAGGTAACAGATGAAGGTGCCCAGGCATTAGTCATATGGATATTAGTTTACTCCCTATTAGACATGAAAATGGTCCTCTTAGCGTTCACTGCTTTTGAAGTgagacaaagaagaaacaaataactATTTCAGCATAGGCTGCAGAGAATGTTTAGATTTGGAGTGAGTTTTAACTAGACGTCCTGTAGAAGGACAGAGGAGATGTACAGAGGAACTGGAATGGAAGGTATTGACTAATAGCCTCAGTCTTGGAAAAAACTCCTGTCCTTTTACATCCTGTCAGCTGTGCCCTGTCCATCTGATAAGCCCAGTTCCTAGAATGCTGCAACTTTATTTCCTGCTACCATCGAATGAAAGATAAGCTGGGAGGACATGTGAGACATTAGCCAGATACGTGTCTACACCACTATTCAACAGCCAATATAAAACTGGGTCACTAGGTGTCTTTGTTAGGCTTATCTGAAGACATGGCCAGGTTTGCAATGTCCCACATGTCCAGAGGCTGCTTGTACATAAGTTAGACCATTCCTGAATGTGGTTCCACAGCTGAGCATAACAGAAGTAGATTGGATGGGCTACTGATGCTTTCCAAATTTAACTACCAAACATGCCAATCTAAACTGGGTCTTAAGATAATTCTTCCTTCATAGTAGACAGTTCAGGTTACTAGCAAATCTCCATCATTTGCACACAAGGAAAATACCTGTAAGATGTTACAAATTTAGAAAGATTTGagaatatttcttctgtctttattttaaattaggcagttacatttttacattttgtgaCAGAGGACTGATGCCATCCATAGAGATAAACTGTCCCTAGAAACATGCTCAAATTCATCATATCATATTATAGTAGATCTTCTTCAGCTTTGTAGGCAGAAAGAAATACCAGTAAGCCTGTCTATTTAGTTGTTTAACTTCTATTACATAAGGATCTGAGGCCCTCAGAACTTTCACTCTGTATGGCATTGCGAGGAATTTAGGCATACAAAGTTTTAGGTGCTTTCAAAGAGTCAAACAGGCTAAATAAGGAGTTGAATTTGTATATTGAAGCTTATTATGTTAACCATTTGTCTTTCCTGTTGTGTATCATTTCAGACCTTAATGGTATGGTCCCCACACCAACACTTTTGACATCTCAGAAATGACCCAAAGCACAAGGGTGTCAGTCATTAATTCTTTCCAGAGTTGATCAATGCAGTgatgatcaaaaaaaaaaaaaaagaaaaagaaaaaaaggaaataacaatATGCAAGAACAGAACATGGGAAGTTGGGACAGGAAGTGAAGAATGCAATCATGCAAGCCTGTTTAGGAAGCCAGAAATTGATTTCTTTAGCTATTATTATGGGTTTTTTCtagctttattttcagagaatttgCAATAGAGAACCAAAATAATCTCAGAGATAATGGCAAAAAGCCTGCTATCATGTAGCCACATCAGACCCGTCAACAAAATTTTCTTAttctctccccgccccccctctctcccccacccTTCAGGACTGTACAAGCACTCACAGGCAGAGTGGAGTTTATATGACTCATGGACATATTCTCTGCCTTTTCACATTCCTTTCCTCCCATGCTACCCAGTACCTAGGCTGGAGTCTTCATGCAATCTTAATaccaaaaaattaaaaccatttttgtaTCATATTCAGCATCCTCAGGCTCCAACtcacagaattaaaatgaaaatctcaGTCAGATAAATTTTGGGATTTATCCATAATCCCTAATGGATGTTTGCATGTATCACCATGATAACAGGATTCAGTAGTTTGATGAAAATATGTGTAATTTATAATAAAGTCAAGCTAGATTTATACTAGTAGCATGGGTGTGGCATTAATAGACAACAAGCACCAAAGGCAAGGAAATACAAagttatttatttgtaaaaataaataaataaataacactgGGTGTAAATTCTACACCCATGTGTTCAAGCTGAAGACAGTTCATACTAtaatgttgtcctggtttcagctgggatagagttaaccatcttcctagtagctggtacagtgctatgttttgagttcagagcgaagaatgttgataacactgatgttttcagttgttgctcagtactgtttagactaatgtcaaggatttttcagcttctcatgcccagccagtgagaaagctggaggggcacaagaagttggcacaggacacagccagggcacctgacccaaactggccaacggtgtattccataccatgtgacgtcccatccagtataggaacggggaagtgggggggcagggattcgccgctcggggactggctgggtgtcagtcggcgggtggtgagcaattgcactgcgcatcagttgtacattccaatcctttcattattgctgttgtcattttattggtgttatcattatcattattagtttcttcttttctgttctattaaaccgttcttatctcaacccacgggttttgcttcttttcccgattttctcccccatcccactgggtgagggggagtgagtgagcggctgcgtggtgtttagttgctggctggggttaaaccacgacaaatgtagacaaatatttttcaacaaGACCCTTGTTTACTAAAATATGTCGGGTGCATTACTTGTCTTTCTGAAGTCCATGAAACAACTCctatgtttaaaataaagcagattcTTTACCACTTTGCTGACTTGGATCTTATCAGAGTGGGcaataattaacattttatatatGAGTATCTAAGTGAGCTGTTGAAGAAAGTCTAAAAGGAAGCATCATGCTACCATATCTGACAGCCCTTTGTTGACTGTGGCACTGTATCAGCTGCTACCAGGGGGAACCAGTTTCCTGTCTTTGGGTTTGTAGTTgcctgtcatttaaaaatagagCAATTTGGAAAAAGCAAATATACCATAGCTTTCCACTAGATTTGATTACCAATAGCTGAATTGTAATGCTGTGCTATTAGAAAAGTGTAGTTATTTTTTCAGGGAAGGTTTGTGCATCCATGTGCCTCATCCTTTCAGTTGCATTCTGCCTCACACCCCATATGTATTCAGCTTCAGCAACTGGTTACAAATGGATTGTTTCTAAGTGCAGTTCAGCAAAATTCTGTGAATAAGCCCAAGGCTTTGTGCTGTTTTGTTTAGGTGgacctgtttttctcttttcagttccaGAATGTGGATTTGTGGCTCTGAAGATAACAGTAGCATATTCCATAGGCCCTGAGGAAAGTGAATTGCTTGGTGGTTCTTGAATGCAGAAGAAAACTTTTGGTGAAGGCTGTGTGTTGACATATATAACATCTTCAGGCTTTGGCTGAGGTTGGTGCCTTATGACAGCATATATTGTACAATCATTCAGTTCCCCTTCTGGCATTCTACTTGCTTTGTTTCTTCCATCCTTCTGAGAAACCACGAAGAATgagaagtttaaaagaaattcagaggtTTTTGCTTCTGCATATTAGTCTTAGTTCATCTACAACCTCAAATATTTTCTCCTTGTATCATGAAACTGGGGAAGAGTGGAGGGGATGCATGGGAAAAGGATATGTGCTCAGAGAAGTTTAGAAAACTTCTCTTGCACAACACTCCACTTCCTAAGATTTAAGGGACTGGGTAGAAGGGTGCAGCAATAGTTACCACACTAAATATTTAGGGTGATTACAACTAGCAAAATTTTTCTTTGATGAGAAACTTTGGTAGTGTTACTGAAGATTCAAGGCCAGCTAATTATCAAAATTATATATTTgttattacatttctttttctgagtactataaacaaaaatatgcagaaaggCTATGACTTAACTCAAATAACCACGTTAGGTTATGTCTGCTTTGCAACAAGATGTCAGACAATCAACAAATACAGACAGCTAGCTTTAGTCAGCTAGCTTGAGTGGATGCTATGCATCCATTGTAAGATGCATGGTACTGCATGCTTTATAATCCCCATGAATGGTGAACACAGAGCCAGTGCCTCTGCATGACAGAGATCAAAGCACCAGGAGTGTGGGATTTCTGATGATGTCTTACCTGCAGTGCTGCTTGTCTGAAAGAAGGATGTCTGCCAAAGTCCATCCGTTTTCCTGCCGTGAAGGACAGAATCTCCTTTGAGTGTAAAACTACACcttaccttttcattttaaaaattattacccCCACTATCCCTTCCCTGCGATTTAATTCACATCTTGCATTTCCCTCTCAGCTCAGTCTCATTGCCTCCCTGGACAATCATTGCTATGAACCTTCCTTACATTCAGGGTGCTGGGACAACAAGCTGTAGGGGCAGGAAAACTAGACAAGAGGATTAGGGAGCTTTACCTGCCCTTTTCCTTCTGATGTAAGTGGTGAGGAGGAGTAAAACAGTAGCAATCAGAGCAGTTGTAGGCAGGAAGGAACTCAGCACCATGAGAGCATAGAGAGTCCTGCAGGGAAAAGCACGGTATCTCCATTACTATTTACAGCACCAGAGGTGACTAGGTTAATTTGGGAGTGGATTTTGTGTGTTTGAAAATGGATTATCGTTCCAGGATAAAAATTCAGCATGCAAATATTACTCCTGCTGTCTCAAAACAAGCGTGGTTCCGTGAGGTCAGTACTGATCTACAGCCACAGAGGATCCAtcccagctgtattttctttggcGCTTGGCAAGCCTGGGGAATACTCAGGAGCTTGAATTCTCTTCCTGCAGTCATTTGCAGTGCTACCAGAGTTCAAAGGCATCCCTCATCAGGATGCAGTAGCCCCTCTCATGGTCTGTCTTTGATCAGGATCATTAAGTGGGTCACCTTTGGTCAGGCCTGGTAATAACTCTCCTGACATGCTACGTTGTTTAGCTGGGATTGGTCTTAGGCTGGTCTGCTTGTACAAAAGGCAGAGTCATTGTAGCATTGCATGGCCCATGTAGTTGTCCCTTTTTTAACCAGATAGAAAGTAAGAACACGGTCAAACCGAACATCTTCAGTAGAAGCCTCACCTAGTGCTCCTGAAACTGATAGGAACCTTCTACAGCTTTTCATGGGACTTGGGGAGGTTGGACGAAACTCTGTAGGGGAGAAGGGGGAATCCtccttgtgtgtgtatgtgtgtgtgtgcacatgcttCAGTTGTTTGTCATACCACTCTTCAAATGCTGCAGTGTATCCAGAATGCTCTACTAAGAGTTTGGGAGTCTTTGTTTTTTACCTGTGATCCTTACTGCTGTCATCTGTGGAGTTGGCAACATCCCCCTCCTTAGTGGGAAATGAAATGGTGTCCAAATCTGCATCCCAATTCCAATTTTCCCCTTGGGAAAAAAACGAAGAGCAGGTGATTTTCCCACGTCAGTCCGTCCCTGGTGACTTTTTCTTGTGCTAAAAAATCCTGCTTTGCAGGTTTGTAGAATGGTCCAGAGTTACTGCTTGCTTGTTCGCTATGAAATTGTGAAGTTACACAAGAAAATTAATCCTGTGCTCTCTACCAGTAAAAGAAGGTTAGTTAATGCAGCTGAATCACAGGAATGGGATCAATCAGTTCCTCAGGTAAGAGCTGGaagttttgtttgggttgttggATAGTACCTGTTATCAGTGTATCTAAATGAAAATACCAAGTGTAAGCCCAGCCAGAGAGCTAGTAGTAAGTAGCTAGTAGGGCAAGAACAGACATACTGTGATCACAGCTTTCTTCCGTTTGGGTTGTGGTCCTCtggtgtttttttcattcttgcaaAATCTTTGATACTTGATTGCATGATGCCTTGGAAAACCTACTTATTCAATGATTATATCATGTGCAGAGGTACAAATGAGATTTGGTTTCTGCTTTCCTTACAAGTTTGGGTCCTGTGACAGATCAAACAGAAAGGACAGTTCCTGCAGGAGGCAAGTTTTGTAGAAGGTATAGGTCAGCCATGCAAATTCATACCGTTTTAGAGAACGATATGAAAACTGAATTGCTTATTTGAATGCTGTTAGAAAGGAAGCATCTTAGAAAAGCAATGCGCCATGTGATTCCCGTACACATTTTTCAGTCAtgtcagaaaaatcaaagaatagCTTCCACTAAGcagcttctgtttttctgcttcccaTGCTGgctaaaagcagaaaaggaagtcaaatattaaaacaaatacagaagttTACTAATGAGCAGTGGCAAAGAGATGAACTCAGGTAGAAATTCAGGCAAAGATTCAGATTGCTTGGAGTCTGTTTCATCTGCTGGTGTAAATGTAAAATTGCATTAGTCAATGAAGCCAAGCCAGACTCCCCCCACCAGTTGGCTGCAATTTGTTTATACCATTAGTATGTatcaaaaatctgtttaaaaagaagaaattcaggaATTATCTGTGTCTCAGGAAATTTCCAGGCTCAGAAGAGAGTTCTTTAACATTGACCTGTAATCTTTCTTGTCAAGTGGTAAGAAATTGCTGACTTTTAGAAGATCATTAATTCTTTGATTAACTCACCCAAAACTTCCAGCATGAGCCTATTTCAGTAGTTTGTTTCTCCCCTGGAAATGGCTCTCAAGATGATATTCTCCTGAGTCATTAAGTTGGAGCTTTTTCTGCCACACTCTAATCATTTTCCATGAGAAGTCATTCATCATTTCAGTCCTTCCTACTTTAACAATACTTAGATCAGAGTTACCTCTGATAATAGGTTGACATCTAATTCAGGACACCATTTTGCACCAAATAAAATGTTGAAGTTTCCTGATGTTGGCTATCACAGAATAGGAGCAATGGAGGGACAGGGAGTTCCCTTTTTTTGCAAACAGCCTTACAAGTGCTAAAGAAAATAGGATGGTGATTCATTAGagggagaagacaggaaaaaTCAGTCCCCATTGTGGTGTACATCTCACCCAACAAAGGAGCAGAGCTAATATCAGCACAAAGAGAACTTGCAGAAGACAAGGAAATAACCAGCCCCAGTCTGAGGAGGGTGATCACTGGAGATGAAGTTGGGGTGGCAAATGGGAAATTTGGATTACTGCTGCCCTTCCTGAACGTGAGCTGTATCAGGTTCCAGGACTGTTATTGCTGTCAAATTCCCCAGGTGTGGGGACATGGAGCCACCTCAGCATATTTCTTATGCCTCATACATATGTTCAAGTTTAAGATGGTGTTGCTCCATCTCATGAGTCTTCTACATGCATTATCAAAGCTTTTCTGTGTGAAAGGTTTCTGTGGCTGTAACACTTTTAACAGAATGGAAAATTTTGTGCAAAAGCAAGTATTGTTTTTTAGTTTCCATCAACttacttgaaatatttctgtCCCAAACCCAATTGGTTTTGATTAATACAATCCTACAAAATCGTATT
The Harpia harpyja isolate bHarHar1 chromosome 19, bHarHar1 primary haplotype, whole genome shotgun sequence DNA segment above includes these coding regions:
- the LOC128154566 gene encoding LOW QUALITY PROTEIN: uncharacterized protein LOC128154566 (The sequence of the model RefSeq protein was modified relative to this genomic sequence to represent the inferred CDS: substituted 1 base at 1 genomic stop codon) translates to MPXNTFYFRMGGFPALLLLLALPGENWNWDADLDTISFPTKEGDVANSTDDSSKDHRTLYALMVLSSFLPTTALIATVLLLLTTYIRRKRAGKRMDFGRHPSFRQAALQKDGRNKASRMPEGELNDCTIYAVIRHQPQPKPEDVIYVNTQPSPKVFFCIQEPPSNSLSSGPMEYATVIFRATNPHSGTEKRKTGPPKQNSTKPWAYSQNFAELHLETIHL